The genomic segment GCAGCCCATTCAGGCATATCAAGAGAAAATGAAAGGTCGGAAAAGGTCGAATTTTTCATGCAATAACTCCACAATGATTTGGTTGGCGAAGCTCTATCGTCATGCCGAACAGAAGGCAAGCCCAGTACAACCGACAGACCGGAATCCACTTTGGTCCATGAAAATTGACACCGCTTATGCCACGGCATACATTCAATGCATGCGAAAGACACGGTATCATACAATCCTTCCTTTTCATGCAGTGAGACGCGTTCCGCGTCGGATCAAGACTGCGGTCTGACCGTTTCTCCTCCTCCCCCACTTGTCAATCGTTCACACCATATGAACGAGCACCCCATTTTGGACCGAACAAATTCGGTCTTTTCGCTGATCACCCACAGGAGAAGAACAATGAAAAACACGCCATTTGAATCACCATTCGAAGGGTATGAAATACGCCATCATATCACGAACAAGAATATCCAGGTCGGACAACACAGCTATTATTCCGGCTATTATCATGGACATCACTTTGAAGAAAACGTGCGATATCTGCATCCCGAACGGGACGATGTTGACCGCCTTGTCATTGGCAAATACTGCTCCATCGGTTCTGGAGCCATATTTCTCATGGCAGGCAATCAGGGCCACCGGCATGACTGGATTTCCACATACCCATTCCATTACAGACCGGAATTTGCCGAAGCCGCAGATGGGTACACGCCCAAAGGGGATACCGTCATCGGCAATGATGTCTGGATCGGCACCGAAGCCATGATCCTGCCCGGCATTTCCATCGGCAACGGAGCAATCATCGCAGCCCGGGCGGTGGTGACGCGAAACGTGCCGGACTACACGGTCGTGGGAGGCAATCCGGCAAAGATCATCCGACAACGATTCAGCGATGACGACATTGACAGGCTGTTGCGACTCCGATGGTGGGATTGGCCTGAAGAGAAGGTGAAACGACACCTTGATGCGCTCTGTAGTCACGACATCGACCGACTGTGCGCCGCAGGGGAATAGCCCTCAACGACAAAAGGCTTCAGGGATTTCCCTGAAGCCTTTCAAAATATGGTGCCCCCAGCAAGATTCGAACTTGCGGCACCAGGATTAGGAATCCTGTGCTCTATCCACCTGAGCTATGGGGGCACGGGGAATTTCTCCTATCCGACCGGGGATGAAAAGGCAAGTGTTTCATCGCCAAACCTGTGCAATGCACATTTTCTTGCGTGCAAATTCATTCACACTGTTTACAACCGAAAAAAAAGGCCTATAGTTCCCGAATGCGGCTGTATGCCGCCATCCTGTTTCCTCAAGAATCCATAACGGAGCCATTATGATTCGCAAACTTAAAACATTGATTCTCGCACTTGCCGTTGTCATGGCCGTCCCTCTGGCGGCTCACGCCAATGGACTTCCCGTTTTCACGGAATTAGCTGCCAAGGCGGGAAAGGCCGTTGTTTTTATCTCAACAGAAAAAACCGCCGCGCCTGGGCATAGGCAACAATTCAAGCAACAAGTTCCCGAAGGACACCCGTTCCGCGAATTTTTTGACCGGTTCGATCAATTTTTTGGACAGCAACAGGGCCAACCCCGCAAACAGTTGGGACAGGGGTCCGGCTTCGTCATCTCCACCGATGGCCTGATCGTGACCAATAATCACGTCATCGAAGGGGCTGACAAAGTGACTGTCCGCTTCCAGGACAACAAAAAAATATACGAAGCCACCGTGGTCGGCGCGGATCGCGAAACTGATCTGGCAGTCATCAAAATCAAAGCGGACAAACCACTCCCGATACTGCCGCTCGGCAATTCCGACACCATCCAGGTCGGTGAATGGGTCCTTGCCATCGGCAATCCGTTCGGCCTCGACAACACGGTCACCGCAGGCATCATCTCCGCCAAGCACCGCATCATCGGTGCCGGACCGTTTGACAATTTCCTCCAGACCGACGCGTCCATCAACCCCGGTAACTCCGGCGGTCCGCTGCTCAACATGCGCGGCGAAGTGATCGGCATCAATACCGCCATCAATGCCGCAGCCGACAACATCGGTTTTGCCATCCCCAGCACACAGGCTGAAAAAATCATCCGCCAGCTCAAACAGGGCAAAACCGTCCAACGCGGCTGGCTCGGTGTCACCATTCAACGTGTTGGCGAAACCCAGGCAAAGGCGCTCGGTCTGTCCGAACCCACCGGCGCATTGGTCGCCTCGGTCGGGAAGAATTCCCCGGCTGCCAAGGGCGGACTCAAGCAAGGGGATGTCATCCTCGGCGTCAACGGCCATAAGGTCGAAGACAACAACGACCTGCTCAAAAAGATCGCGGATCTCTCTCCCAACGAAAAAGTCCGCCTCAACCTCTGGCGAAATGGCAAGACAGTGACTAAAACAGTCACGTTGGGCGAACGCAGTGAAAAAACGTTGGCCGCCATGAGTCCCAATAAACAAGGCCCAACCCAAACCAGTGCGGTCCTGGGTATGCAGTTGAAATCCGTGACCGATCAGGAAGCGCAGGCCCTCGGGTTGGAGACGACACAGGGATTGCTTGTGGTCACTGTTGATCGCAACACCCCGGCCGGAGAGGAAGGCATTCGCCAAGGCGATGTTATCATCCAGGCCAACCAGAAGGACGTGAACACCGTGGTCGAACTACAAAAAGTCATCGAACGCGACAAGGATCGCGGCGCGGTCATGCTCCTCATCAAACGACAGGGCCAGAACAGCTTCATCGCACTGCCGCTCGACAAATAACACATCAAAGGGGCTTCAAACGAAGCCCCTTTTTTCAAGGATATCCAGTGAATTCAGCAACACTCATCGCCCCTGCCAAAATCAATCTTCATCTCGAAATACGCGGGAGACGCCCTGACGGCTATCACGAACTTCGCACGCTCTTCTTCCCTGTGGACATGCCCTGTGATCTCATCAAGATCGAACCGGGACATGACGAACATTTCTATATCCGCTGTCCAGAAAAACCAGCCTTGGAAACAACCGACAATATTCTGTATACAACCTGGAAAAAATTCGGGCAGACCACTGGCTTTCAGCCTGGAATATTCGTCACCCTGACAAAAAACATCCCTATGGGTGGCGGACTTGGCGGTGGCAGTTCCGATGCCGCGACCATGCTCAAATGGCTCAATTCCGAAGCAGGTGACGCGGCCCTGTCTCCTGAAAAGCTGCTTGAATTAGCGGCCTCTTTGGGAGCCGATGTCCCCTTCTTTTTCATGGATGGCCCGGCCTGGGCCGAAGGCATTGGAGAAAAACTCGAACCGGCGTCGGTCAACCTTTCGGAAATGACGCTACTCATAGCATCCCCGGACATTGAAGTCTCCACCCCATGGGCCTTCGCTGCCTGGGATGAAAAAAATCCCGATGCAAAGCAACGAGAATCCTTGACAACCAGCAAATCTGGTACTAAGACTCCATCTCCCGTTTCAGCCAAAGAAATGACGAACGATTTTGAACCCATTGTCTTTGATAAATATCCAAGACTTCGGGAAATAAAAGAAAAGATCATCACTCTGGGAGCTGAGACAGCCGCCATGAGCGGTTCGGGAGCCTCCATTTTTGGACTTTTTCAAAAACGGACTACGGCAGCACTGGCCGCCACGGCTCTCGAAAATGAGGGAATTGAAATTTTCATGATGGAATGTCATTAAGTAGATCCATCAACGAAACGGTTGTATCGCGTGCTTCTTCGAAACACTGATGTCAGCGGCTTGAAAAACAGCAACTGATAACCAAACAGAGTTCGCCAAAAGAGCACACGCGACAGAAAGACACGGACAGTGTGCGGGTATATCCTTACCGTATCACACCATACCGTGGACGAAACGCGGATATCAACCGGGCACGGCACATTTTGCTGGGGCGTCGTCAAGTGGTAAGACACCAGGTTTTGGTCCTGATATTCGGGGGTTCGAATCCTCCCGCCCCAGCCACTTATTTACAACCTCGAGGTAATAGTCATCATGCATGGTGAACTGAAGATCATCAGTGGATCTGCAAGTCCGAAATTGGCCGACGCCATTTGTGAACACCTGGGGACCAAAGCGTCCCCGGTTTTGCGTGAACGGTTCTCCGATGGAGAAATTCGCATTGAAATTGGTGAAAATGTCCGTGGTGACGATGTCTTTGTCGTTCAGCCCACCTGCTCACCGGTCAACTTCCACCTCATGGAACTCTGTCTGATGCTGGACGCACTCAAACGCGCCAGCGCATCCCGCGTGACAGCGGTCGTTCCGTATTTCGGCTACGCCCGTCAGGACCGCAAAGTCGTTCCTCGCGCCCCTATTTCCGCCAAAATGGTCGCTGACCTGCTCTCAACCGCAGGGATGCAACGTCTGGTCACCATCGACTTGCACGCCGGCCAGATTCAGGGCTTCTTCAACTGTCCCGTTGACAACCTCTTTGCTGCTCCGGCCCTGCTGGAACACCTGCGGGAACGGAACGAAGAAGATTTCGTCATCATTTCACCGGATGCCGGTGGCGTTGAACGCGCTCGGGCCTACGCCAAGCGCCTCGGTGCCACACTGGCCATTGTCGATAAGCGTCGGGATGCCCCGAACCAGGCAAAGGCCATGCACATCATTGGTGATGTCAAAGACAAGGTCGCCGTGGTTATCGACGACATGATCGACACCGCCGGTACCATGTGTGCCGCCGCCAATGTCATCATGGAAAACGGTGCCAAAGACGTCCTGGCCTGTGCGACTCACCCGGTCTTGTCCGGTCCGGCCATCAAACGCCTTGAAGAATCCGCATTTTCCGAAGTGGTTGTCACTGACACCATCCCGCTCAACGAAGCGGCTCAGGCCTGTTCGAAAATCAAACAGCGCTCTGTCGCTTCCTTGTTGGCGAAAGCAATCAATAATGTCCACACGGAATCGTCCGTGTCCGTACTTTTCGTTTAAGGGAATTATCCCACAGACCATTTAAAGCGTGAGCGTCCGTTTATAGTGAACGGCCAGAGCGTAACAGGAGAAACATTATGGCAGAACTGCTGAAACTCAACATTCAGGAACGCAGTGAAAGAGGCAAAGGCCCCAACCGTCGTCTCCGTGCTACAGGCATGGTCCCCGGCATCTACTACGATTCCGAAGGTGTAAACATCCCCGTCAAGGTGGAAATGGTCCCTTTGCAGAAAGCCTATGCTTCTCTGGGTAACGCACAGGTCTTTGAACTGGTCCTGGAAAAAGACGGCAAGACCGAAACCAAGCCGTCCCTGCTGTGGCGCGTCCGCAACGAGCCTGTCAAAGGCGTCCCCGAACACGTGGACTTCTTTGGCGTCGATCTGCACAAGGAGATCAAGGTTCACGTTCATTTCGAAATCGTTGGAGACTCCAAGGGCGTCAAGCTCGGCGGTATCATGGAACTCTTCCGTGAATCCATCGAGGTCATTTGTAAGCCGCTTGAAATTCCGAGCTCCATCGTTATCGACATCACTGAATTGGACATCATGGACTCCATCCATATTGCCAACGTCCAGTTCCCAGAAGGTGTCTCTCCGGTCTTCGATGAAAACTACGCTGTTGTCGGTATCCAGCCCGCACGCGAAGAAGAAGAACTCGACGCCGATACCGATGAACCTGAAACCGTTGTCGAAACAGCTGACGAGGCTCAGGCCGAGTAATTCAGCTCCGTACAATATGAATCCTTCCCGGAGTGTGATTTCGCACTCCGGGATTCTTTTTGCCTCGACGCACAGAGGCTGCTATCCTGCTCCCTGCCGAGCCACCTGAAACTCTCACACAATACATCCTGATTATGGAGTACAAAAGCGCAATTATTGGTCTGGGCAACCCCGGACCCAAGTACGAACAAACCCGACATAATATCGGGTTCATGCTCGTGGATCATTTGTTGCGTCTGGGAGCCGACCGTAAATCCATGCGACTGGAACGGATCGACGAATCAGGGGACTACGAATTGTGGCGCATGAAATTCGCCGGGGCCTATCGCCTGCTCGCCAAGCCCATGACCTACATGAATCTGAGCGGCAAGGCGGTGTCAAAGATTTGTGGCCGTCACGGCATTCGACCCGACGATGTGCTCGTTGTTCATGATGAACTTGATCTGCCAGTTGGCCGAATGAAATTGAAAAAGGGCGGCGGAAATAACGGACACAACGGATTGGCGTCGATTCAGGAACGACTCGGTACCCCCGGATTCTATCGGCTTCGACTCGGAGTCGGTCGTCCGGTTGATACATACAAACCGATCAGTGATTGGGTTCTGGAACCGTTTGAAACGAAAAATGTCGAACATCTTTCCGAAATCATCACGCACGCATCCAAGGGATTAGATATTTTCTACCGCCGCGGCATGGGGTTTGCGACCCAGCACATCAACTCTTTTTCCCTGGATGAAGAGTAAATATAGTAACCGTGGACTCCTCCACGTATTTTCGGTATGATGTTCTTCTGCCGTGTGTAATAAAGCATTTTTCAAGGAGCTTAGGTCCAAGTGTTCAAGGTTAATGAATTGGTTGTGTACCCGTCTCAGGGAGTCGGTCGCGTCGAGCGTATAGAATCTCAGGAGATCGGCGGTGTTAAAGCCGACTTTTACATAGTCCGCATCTTGAGCAACAACGTGACCCTTATGGTTCCCGTGGCGAATGCGGAAAATGTCGGACTCCGGTCCGTGTGCAGCAAGCGTCTGGGACAGGAAATTTTCGAATCCCTCAATGATCGGGCCGGTTTCACCGGGTATACCGGACAGAACTGGAACCGACGGTATCGTGAATACTCCGAAAAACTGAAAAGTGGCGATCTTGCTGACGTGGCGTATGTCCTGAAAGAACTCTTTCT from the Pseudodesulfovibrio sp. JC047 genome contains:
- a CDS encoding CatB-related O-acetyltransferase, whose product is MKNTPFESPFEGYEIRHHITNKNIQVGQHSYYSGYYHGHHFEENVRYLHPERDDVDRLVIGKYCSIGSGAIFLMAGNQGHRHDWISTYPFHYRPEFAEAADGYTPKGDTVIGNDVWIGTEAMILPGISIGNGAIIAARAVVTRNVPDYTVVGGNPAKIIRQRFSDDDIDRLLRLRWWDWPEEKVKRHLDALCSHDIDRLCAAGE
- a CDS encoding Do family serine endopeptidase — protein: MIRKLKTLILALAVVMAVPLAAHANGLPVFTELAAKAGKAVVFISTEKTAAPGHRQQFKQQVPEGHPFREFFDRFDQFFGQQQGQPRKQLGQGSGFVISTDGLIVTNNHVIEGADKVTVRFQDNKKIYEATVVGADRETDLAVIKIKADKPLPILPLGNSDTIQVGEWVLAIGNPFGLDNTVTAGIISAKHRIIGAGPFDNFLQTDASINPGNSGGPLLNMRGEVIGINTAINAAADNIGFAIPSTQAEKIIRQLKQGKTVQRGWLGVTIQRVGETQAKALGLSEPTGALVASVGKNSPAAKGGLKQGDVILGVNGHKVEDNNDLLKKIADLSPNEKVRLNLWRNGKTVTKTVTLGERSEKTLAAMSPNKQGPTQTSAVLGMQLKSVTDQEAQALGLETTQGLLVVTVDRNTPAGEEGIRQGDVIIQANQKDVNTVVELQKVIERDKDRGAVMLLIKRQGQNSFIALPLDK
- the ispE gene encoding 4-(cytidine 5'-diphospho)-2-C-methyl-D-erythritol kinase codes for the protein MNSATLIAPAKINLHLEIRGRRPDGYHELRTLFFPVDMPCDLIKIEPGHDEHFYIRCPEKPALETTDNILYTTWKKFGQTTGFQPGIFVTLTKNIPMGGGLGGGSSDAATMLKWLNSEAGDAALSPEKLLELAASLGADVPFFFMDGPAWAEGIGEKLEPASVNLSEMTLLIASPDIEVSTPWAFAAWDEKNPDAKQRESLTTSKSGTKTPSPVSAKEMTNDFEPIVFDKYPRLREIKEKIITLGAETAAMSGSGASIFGLFQKRTTAALAATALENEGIEIFMMECH
- a CDS encoding ribose-phosphate pyrophosphokinase, with product MHGELKIISGSASPKLADAICEHLGTKASPVLRERFSDGEIRIEIGENVRGDDVFVVQPTCSPVNFHLMELCLMLDALKRASASRVTAVVPYFGYARQDRKVVPRAPISAKMVADLLSTAGMQRLVTIDLHAGQIQGFFNCPVDNLFAAPALLEHLRERNEEDFVIISPDAGGVERARAYAKRLGATLAIVDKRRDAPNQAKAMHIIGDVKDKVAVVIDDMIDTAGTMCAAANVIMENGAKDVLACATHPVLSGPAIKRLEESAFSEVVVTDTIPLNEAAQACSKIKQRSVASLLAKAINNVHTESSVSVLFV
- a CDS encoding 50S ribosomal protein L25; amino-acid sequence: MAELLKLNIQERSERGKGPNRRLRATGMVPGIYYDSEGVNIPVKVEMVPLQKAYASLGNAQVFELVLEKDGKTETKPSLLWRVRNEPVKGVPEHVDFFGVDLHKEIKVHVHFEIVGDSKGVKLGGIMELFRESIEVICKPLEIPSSIVIDITELDIMDSIHIANVQFPEGVSPVFDENYAVVGIQPAREEEELDADTDEPETVVETADEAQAE
- the pth gene encoding aminoacyl-tRNA hydrolase; the encoded protein is MPRRTEAAILLPAEPPETLTQYILIMEYKSAIIGLGNPGPKYEQTRHNIGFMLVDHLLRLGADRKSMRLERIDESGDYELWRMKFAGAYRLLAKPMTYMNLSGKAVSKICGRHGIRPDDVLVVHDELDLPVGRMKLKKGGGNNGHNGLASIQERLGTPGFYRLRLGVGRPVDTYKPISDWVLEPFETKNVEHLSEIITHASKGLDIFYRRGMGFATQHINSFSLDEE
- a CDS encoding CarD family transcriptional regulator; the encoded protein is MFKVNELVVYPSQGVGRVERIESQEIGGVKADFYIVRILSNNVTLMVPVANAENVGLRSVCSKRLGQEIFESLNDRAGFTGYTGQNWNRRYREYSEKLKSGDLADVAYVLKELFLIGRDKELSFGERRLLEQAMGLVSMELAYSVGRDQEAIKEDINEMFADVIAAQEKDE